From the Debaryomyces hansenii CBS767 chromosome F complete sequence genome, the window AGTTTAGTTCCCCGTGGAGAAAAGGCAACCTTTGTAATTGCAAAGCTATGCAATTTAGTAAATGTTTTGATTGTCTTGAAATCTGCCAATCTAAGAACAGTAACAGACGTATCATTTCCAGCCAACGCCACAAGGCCCTGCGAGAGAGAGATATCCATTGCAGTTATGCCTTTAATTTTGGTAGAAATATCCCGCTGTTTGAGAATTTTCTTATCAGGAATGGAATACTGGAAAATCGACACACCTTTGCCGTTTTTCAAGCTCGCTGTGACAATAATGTTTGAATCATCGATGAATCGGACCTTCGAAAGGTTGTATTTAGCCAATGCCTTGTTAGTTACCGCATTGGTGGATGCGATTGAGTTGCCTGTTACTGTCGATATGGTTTCGATGGATGAAGCCGTGATGTAGCATAAGGTTTTGCCATCGTCACCTGGGCTTAGGTGGAAGTCCAAGATATCGACGTCCCTTTCAGGTCTAAACTTGAAGTTGAGTTCCAACAAATCTGGGTTGAAAATATAGATGACAGATGGGTTGCGGGATGTCATCAAGCATCCCACTGAGTTATGCGATGACAAACAGACGATCTTAGGATATTCTCCCACTCCCTCGCTGCTGATATCCTCCTCCAATTGAGCTGCATCTACAAATCGCAAGTGCTCCTCGCTGGTAAACACATATTTCCGCAAGTTGTTATTGATGTTCATCGATTTCAACAACTGGGTAGATTGATTACACCCAACAAAAATCGAAAAGTTATCCTCGTTGTCTACTGAATCCTTAGCAATATCCAAACACATTGGAGAATCCTCATTCTTAGGCAATATAATTTCCCGGAACTTCTGTAACCTTTTACTCTTATCCGATACCTTGAAGCTGCATTTAATGGCAGTGATCTTGTTAGGAATACCGTTGTTACCTTCTCCACCACCTCCGGTAACAATTATAGTCTTATTATTAACGAATTTCGCCCCATATATGGGATATCCAACATCTATAAGGGCTGACTCTTTAGTGGACATGTTTAATACCTCTATTTACTATGATCTGGTGtaattgtttcttctaaACCTGGCATGTTTATTATACGTGGCGGCTCGATCTATTTTTGTTGTCTATTTGTTGTGCACATAAAACGTCTAATATGAAAAGCCATAATTAAGCAAAGAATCGACTTCAACCAGCCATAACAACAGCAGATAGGAGTAAATGAGCGTGAAGACGGTTCTATCGATTCTGTCGCATGTGGTTCATGGATATGTGGGCAACAGATCGACGGTTTTCCCGCTACAATACAGCGGATGGGACGTGGACGCTATAGATAccaccaatttttcaaatcacCCCGGCTACGGAACGTTCCAGGGCAAGGCAAGCTCTCCGGAGCTTGTCGAGAGTCTATTTGAAGGTATCAGTGATATAATTGACGCAGATTGGGATTACAACATGATTTTGACCGGGTATGCGCCCAATGAAGCGGTGCTAAAGGTGATACACCAGAAAGTGGATGATATCTTCCAGAAAGCCACCACGAGGCCAGTATGGGTACTAGATCCAGTGCTAGGCGACAACGGCAAGCTCTATGTTCTGGAAAAAGTGGTTCCCGTGTATAGGGCCATTCTTTCCAGCGGGAATGTAACCGTGGTGACGCCCAACCAATTTGAGTTCGAGTTATTGAGCGATACGCCGATATCGAACTGGGAGTCGCTTGCTACTGCATTCGACCGGTTTCACCAGCACTACGACGTGCCGTACGTGGTGCTATCGTCGGTCATACTAGACAATCTTATGTATTCTGTGGGGTTCACGGCCGCGGAAAACAAGATATTCTACATTCCCATCGACAAAATCGACTGCAACTTCAACGGGTGTGGCGACTTATTTGCTGCCTTGCTAGCCAACGCATTCTACTCGAACGATTCGGTTCTTACACCGAGAGTATTGAGCGATGTAGTGGTGAAGCTCACCAAGATCTTGAACCATAGTTATGACTGCGAGAAACAAATTACAGGCTCAAACGACATAAAATTAGTCAAGGACATCCGTATCGTGTCCCTGAGACATGTACTATTACTGGATAATGGTAACGATCTTGCTGATGCCGCTACGTACTTATAGATTAGTTTAACATGGTAAACGTAGTGATACTGTATCACGCACTATCTAGAAATTTTGTAATCGCCACATTGATAATTGATAACGAAAACCAAATCAAAGTAGATAGTacttatataaaattc encodes:
- a CDS encoding DEHA2F12342p (similar to uniprot|P53727 Saccharomyces cerevisiae YNR027W BUD17 Protein involved in bud-site selection), with protein sequence MSVKTVLSISSHVVHGYVGNRSTVFPLQYSGWDVDAIDTTNFSNHPGYGTFQGKASSPELVESLFEGISDIIDADWDYNMILTGYAPNEAVLKVIHQKVDDIFQKATTRPVWVLDPVLGDNGKLYVSEKVVPVYRAILSSGNVTVVTPNQFEFELLSDTPISNWESLATAFDRFHQHYDVPYVVLSSVILDNLMYSVGFTAAENKIFYIPIDKIDCNFNGCGDLFAALLANAFYSNDSVLTPRVLSDVVVKLTKILNHSYDCEKQITGSNDIKLVKDIRIVSSRHVLLSDNGNDLADAATYL